From a region of the uncultured Desulfatiglans sp. genome:
- a CDS encoding ABC transporter related, whose protein sequence is MSFRSDAGLRPMNMDKQPVIDVRGLTKTYRLYNSPLDRVKEVFHPRRKRYHRPFDALRDVSFTVYAGETVGIVGRNGSGKSTLLQLICGILEPSSGAVSVSGRVSALLELGAGFNPDFTGRQNVYLNGAILGLSSDEMTRRLDDIAAFADIGDFLDQPVRTYSSGMFIRLAFSVAINVDPQILIVDEALSVGDEIFQRKCHARLQEFRKAGKTIVFVSHSAQTVVEICNRALLLDQGELILEGTPKHVVSKYHKLIFAPPDRVEAVRAEIRTGAGGAFSRAVPPEWTGGAAAGDSEAAKAFYDPNLIPRSTLYYESRGAEIADVHVTTLDGERVNVLVPRQDYVYTYRVTFHRDTFNVRFGSMIKTVSGLELGGAASSTLFDACPCVEAGTVVLVKMRFRCLLHPGVYFMNAGVTAVLGGDEVFLHRIVDVEMIRVQQEEGMLTTGIVDFCIEPDLCFEAAGG, encoded by the coding sequence ATGTCCTTTAGGAGCGATGCGGGGCTGCGACCGATGAACATGGATAAGCAACCGGTGATCGATGTCAGGGGGTTGACCAAGACCTACAGGCTTTACAACAGCCCCCTCGACCGTGTAAAGGAGGTCTTTCACCCTCGGCGCAAACGGTATCATCGACCGTTCGACGCCCTGCGCGATGTCTCTTTCACCGTCTACGCCGGTGAAACCGTCGGGATCGTCGGCCGCAACGGCAGCGGCAAATCGACGCTGCTTCAGCTCATCTGCGGGATCCTCGAGCCGTCGAGCGGGGCCGTGTCCGTATCGGGGCGGGTGTCGGCGCTGCTCGAGCTCGGTGCCGGCTTCAATCCGGATTTTACAGGCCGGCAGAACGTCTATCTGAACGGCGCCATCCTGGGGCTGAGCAGTGACGAGATGACACGGCGATTGGATGACATCGCCGCGTTCGCCGATATCGGTGACTTCCTCGACCAGCCTGTGCGAACCTATTCGAGCGGTATGTTCATCCGCCTGGCCTTCTCCGTCGCGATCAACGTGGACCCTCAGATCTTGATCGTCGACGAAGCCCTGTCGGTTGGGGACGAGATCTTTCAGAGGAAGTGCCACGCGCGCTTGCAGGAGTTCAGGAAGGCCGGGAAGACGATTGTTTTCGTGTCCCACTCGGCCCAGACCGTGGTGGAAATATGCAACCGGGCGCTTTTGCTCGATCAGGGGGAGCTCATTCTCGAGGGGACGCCCAAGCATGTGGTTTCGAAGTATCACAAACTCATCTTTGCGCCGCCCGACAGGGTGGAAGCGGTGAGAGCCGAAATCAGGACCGGAGCCGGAGGCGCCTTTTCGAGGGCCGTTCCTCCGGAGTGGACCGGCGGAGCAGCGGCGGGCGATTCGGAGGCGGCGAAGGCCTTTTACGACCCGAATCTGATTCCGAGAAGCACCCTCTACTATGAATCCAGGGGTGCGGAGATCGCCGATGTGCATGTCACCACCCTGGACGGCGAACGCGTCAATGTCCTGGTGCCCAGGCAGGACTATGTCTATACCTACCGGGTGACCTTTCATAGGGATACGTTCAATGTGCGGTTCGGTTCGATGATCAAGACCGTGAGCGGCCTCGAACTGGGGGGTGCCGCTTCTTCGACGCTCTTCGACGCCTGCCCCTGTGTGGAGGCCGGCACGGTGGTGCTTGTGAAGATGCGGTTCCGGTGTCTTCTTCACCCGGGCGTCTATTTCATGAACGCCGGCGTCACGGCCGTGTTGGGAGGAGACGAGGTCTTTCTGCATCGGATAGTCGACGTGGAGATGATCAGGGTGCAGCAGGAGGAGGGGATGTTGACCACGGGGATCGTTGACTTCTGCATCGAGCCGGATCTGTGTTTCGAGGCGGCAGGGGGATGA
- a CDS encoding conserved hypothetical protein (Evidence 4 : Unknown function but conserved in other organisms), whose amino-acid sequence MAGACIVVLGMHRSGTSALMGILHHLGLELGKIMMAPTEGNPKGYFENYRIYALNEKIFHAFGATWADAFLLQDGWWEDAALNGIRREAECILDEEFTGEGVFGIKDPRMCVLYPFWRRPLEERADRLVFVLPLRNPFEAARSLCRREGVGERQAQLLCLQHMLYAEFYSRHVQRHFMLFDSLLRDTPSAIEDLTSALRIDWPCSYEEVRERIEAFIDPGMRHHSVDEGDAGREYPGSRLVECYRLLQKAAGEGGLTDSDLDRLDELRTDFTAVRDAFITPGIRVHLRRGVERAFREDGEQADPVRFREET is encoded by the coding sequence ATGGCTGGAGCGTGCATTGTGGTGCTGGGTATGCATCGGAGCGGGACATCGGCGCTGATGGGCATCCTTCACCATCTCGGCCTTGAACTGGGGAAGATCATGATGGCCCCGACAGAGGGCAATCCCAAAGGCTATTTCGAGAACTACCGCATCTATGCCCTGAACGAAAAAATCTTCCATGCCTTCGGTGCCACCTGGGCCGACGCCTTTCTGCTGCAGGACGGATGGTGGGAGGACGCCGCGTTGAACGGGATCAGGAGGGAGGCGGAGTGTATTCTCGATGAGGAGTTCACCGGGGAGGGCGTCTTTGGCATCAAGGATCCACGGATGTGCGTCCTTTACCCATTCTGGCGCAGGCCCCTCGAAGAGAGGGCGGATCGGCTGGTGTTCGTCCTCCCTTTGAGGAACCCGTTCGAAGCGGCGCGATCCTTGTGCAGGCGGGAGGGCGTCGGAGAGCGGCAGGCGCAGCTGCTTTGCCTGCAGCATATGCTGTACGCCGAGTTTTACAGCCGGCACGTCCAAAGGCACTTTATGCTCTTCGACAGCCTGCTCAGGGATACGCCCTCAGCCATCGAAGATCTCACGAGCGCCCTGCGGATCGACTGGCCTTGCTCTTACGAGGAGGTGAGAGAGCGGATCGAGGCGTTCATCGATCCCGGCATGAGACACCACAGCGTGGACGAGGGCGATGCCGGGCGGGAGTATCCCGGGAGCCGGCTGGTCGAGTGCTACCGCTTGCTGCAGAAGGCGGCCGGGGAGGGAGGGTTGACGGATTCAGACCTGGATCGGCTCGACGAACTGCGGACGGATTTCACCGCCGTGAGGGATGCGTTTATTACCCCCGGGATCCGGGTGCATCTCCGGCGCGGGGTCGAGCGGGCGTTCCGTGAGGATGGAGAGCAGGCGGATCCGGTCCGCTTCCGGGAAGAGACTTGA
- a CDS encoding putative Glycosyltransferase, group 2 family protein (Evidence 3 : Putative function from multiple computational evidences) has translation MQGISIVIPTLNGGRIFEESLLGIRAQDFEGPVDLLVVDSGSTDGTPAAAERAGARVIRIPNRSFHHAGTRNLALKHTSYEDVVFMVQDAIPVGNLWLSHLRSVLRETGAAAAYGRQVAHASAGPYARWTTEGLNRFLGPDRRIQTLASPDAYAEMTFDEAYRVTRLDNVCALYRKELLLLHPFPEVPYAEDMAWAKEILFSGERICYDPDVVVRHSHDRPADYVFRRHVVDSVFCGRILGKLRNDFSGLSVSDLIDVSHAVESRVKDLTGGDSGSQGKHLSTGGLFPYLYARFSFRNTCRRFLLRGLRRLRGGAGFSRGEVSGQALAELDYHWRSMQESLPPLREAEARDALQKLAAGVLGKWYGDTYAAQAARGVLKTDLQRFIRPYLSGI, from the coding sequence ATGCAGGGCATCAGCATCGTGATACCCACCCTGAACGGGGGGCGGATCTTCGAGGAAAGCCTGCTGGGAATCCGGGCTCAGGACTTCGAGGGGCCTGTAGATCTCCTGGTGGTCGACTCGGGCTCGACGGATGGAACGCCGGCAGCTGCGGAGCGGGCTGGGGCGCGGGTCATCCGCATACCGAACCGGTCCTTTCACCATGCGGGGACGCGCAACCTGGCCCTGAAGCACACGAGCTATGAAGACGTTGTCTTTATGGTCCAGGATGCCATCCCGGTGGGGAACCTGTGGCTCAGTCATCTGCGCAGCGTCTTGCGGGAAACAGGGGCTGCGGCAGCGTATGGGCGGCAGGTCGCCCACGCCTCGGCGGGGCCCTATGCCCGCTGGACCACGGAGGGATTGAACCGCTTTCTCGGGCCGGATCGGCGGATTCAGACCCTCGCCTCTCCCGACGCCTACGCGGAGATGACCTTCGACGAGGCCTACCGGGTGACCAGGCTTGACAATGTCTGCGCGCTCTACCGGAAAGAACTCCTTCTGCTCCACCCGTTCCCGGAGGTTCCCTATGCCGAGGATATGGCCTGGGCGAAGGAAATCCTCTTTTCCGGCGAGCGGATCTGTTATGACCCCGATGTCGTGGTGAGGCATTCGCACGACCGGCCGGCGGACTACGTCTTCAGACGGCATGTGGTGGATAGCGTGTTCTGCGGGAGGATTCTTGGGAAGTTGCGCAACGATTTTTCGGGGTTGTCGGTGAGCGATTTGATCGATGTGTCCCATGCCGTCGAATCCCGGGTGAAGGACTTGACGGGCGGGGATTCCGGGTCGCAGGGGAAACACCTCTCAACCGGCGGCCTGTTCCCCTACCTCTATGCCCGGTTTTCCTTTCGGAACACCTGCCGAAGGTTTCTGCTCCGGGGGTTGCGGAGGCTGAGGGGCGGGGCCGGTTTTTCGAGAGGGGAGGTTTCGGGTCAAGCGTTGGCTGAGCTGGACTATCACTGGCGATCCATGCAGGAATCGCTGCCGCCGCTGAGGGAAGCGGAGGCTCGGGATGCCCTGCAAAAGCTGGCGGCCGGCGTTCTTGGAAAATGGTATGGGGACACGTATGCGGCCCAGGCGGCACGAGGGGTGTTGAAAACGGATCTGCAGCGGTTTATCAGGCCTTATCTTTCAGGGATATGA
- a CDS encoding hypothetical protein (Evidence 5 : Unknown function), with the protein MVWGHVCGPGGTRGVENGSAAVYQALSFRDMRPPADAGRALCFEAFFLRTCVEGLFLPKDVSHIERQGAHRIDASRASD; encoded by the coding sequence ATGGTATGGGGACACGTATGCGGCCCAGGCGGCACGAGGGGTGTTGAAAACGGATCTGCAGCGGTTTATCAGGCCTTATCTTTCAGGGATATGAGGCCGCCTGCGGATGCCGGAAGGGCGCTTTGCTTCGAGGCATTCTTTCTGCGGACGTGCGTAGAAGGTTTGTTCCTTCCGAAAGATGTGTCGCATATCGAGAGACAGGGAGCGCATCGCATTGATGCCAGCAGGGCGAGCGATTGA
- a CDS encoding Glycosyltransferase, group 1 family protein (modular protein): MKVSHINTYDQTGGAARAAYRLHLGLLGMRVESRMLVRWKHSREETIHCADPGERPPRLEKDFRLIEAVQEHYIRRYRTPVSNTLFSFPYPGVDIGARPEIQGADIVNLHWVTDFLSPVTLGRLFRSGKPVVWTLHDQEAFTGGCHYSAGCRGYEEGCRDCPQLQDDPLGLPAAVLKDKQGLFEGADLTIATPSRWMAECARRSLLFRGRRIEVIPNGLETNVFKPSYRPKAKERLGLDPDTRTILFGAEYGTEKRKGFAELVRVLSNCRRDPSFEAWIEEDRICLLCFGYPPAEWEQAGLRVMSLGYLSSQEAVRNAYVAADVFVQSSLEDNLPNTMLEAMSCGTPVVAFVVGGMPDVIRSGENGFLVAPGDINGMAIAVIETLADEEKRACLGRNARRCIVDRFSLHHQAGRYLKLYESVLRGRTRLKRNKNGAPAAPDATGVGRLQGDAVWNVDFGGEVESLRVPLRLESFERMTRFLEEENDALKAESEARLQQVFSLTEGLARKQTEMNDLFSEMDRLEKDRIARGGQIESLRQKLAEVEKESGERLQQIRRLDEQAVHLNQALKDKNETEGRLVAEVRRLDADRLERGGQIERLLEKLAGVEEDNAKRLEQIHRLDGYTVQLNQALREKNETEEQLLAEVRRLEADRIERGRQLTLTGKRVKDLEEKCAAQLRQIGALYDRLEKAEAALEEKTKAEEVFRAEMAHLENDRRRGIEQIEGLRKELERKDAEGAARITAKDRLIASLGKKLKVLEKDLQQCRESLSREEERNTLSEKSSLLEETDKQRLQEDLEKCENRVVEMEARIRLAERERELMSAKLEAQKKVLGRRLVRILRALGLLP; this comes from the coding sequence GTGAAGGTATCCCACATCAATACATACGATCAAACGGGGGGGGCGGCGAGAGCGGCCTATCGGCTGCATCTGGGGTTGCTGGGGATGCGTGTGGAAAGCCGAATGCTGGTCCGCTGGAAACATTCCCGGGAAGAGACTATCCATTGCGCCGACCCCGGAGAAAGACCCCCGCGCCTTGAAAAGGATTTCCGGCTGATCGAGGCCGTGCAGGAGCACTATATCCGAAGATATAGAACGCCCGTCAGCAATACGCTCTTTTCGTTCCCCTATCCGGGTGTCGATATCGGCGCGCGCCCGGAGATCCAGGGGGCGGATATCGTGAATCTGCACTGGGTCACCGATTTTCTGTCGCCTGTCACCTTGGGCCGGCTTTTCCGCTCCGGGAAGCCTGTCGTGTGGACCCTTCACGATCAGGAGGCCTTCACCGGCGGCTGCCACTACAGCGCCGGCTGCAGGGGTTACGAAGAGGGTTGCCGAGACTGCCCCCAACTGCAGGATGATCCCCTGGGATTGCCCGCAGCCGTGCTGAAGGACAAGCAGGGATTGTTCGAGGGGGCCGATCTGACGATTGCGACCCCCAGCCGCTGGATGGCCGAGTGCGCGCGGCGGAGCCTTTTGTTTAGAGGGCGCCGGATCGAGGTCATCCCTAACGGCCTCGAAACGAACGTTTTCAAGCCTTCCTACCGGCCGAAGGCCAAGGAGCGGCTCGGGTTGGACCCCGATACCCGCACGATCCTTTTCGGCGCCGAATACGGCACCGAAAAGCGGAAGGGGTTTGCCGAACTGGTGCGCGTGCTGTCGAATTGCCGCAGGGATCCGTCTTTCGAGGCGTGGATCGAGGAGGACCGTATCTGCCTTCTGTGCTTCGGATATCCCCCCGCCGAGTGGGAACAGGCCGGTTTGAGAGTGATGTCGCTCGGGTATTTGTCTTCTCAGGAGGCGGTCCGCAACGCTTATGTGGCCGCGGATGTCTTTGTGCAGTCCTCCCTCGAAGACAATCTGCCGAACACGATGCTCGAGGCCATGAGCTGCGGCACACCGGTGGTCGCGTTTGTCGTCGGCGGCATGCCGGATGTCATTCGGAGCGGGGAAAACGGCTTCCTGGTCGCCCCGGGCGATATCAACGGGATGGCGATCGCCGTGATCGAGACGCTGGCGGACGAGGAGAAGAGGGCCTGCCTGGGCCGAAATGCCAGACGCTGTATCGTTGACCGTTTTTCCCTGCATCACCAGGCAGGAAGATACCTGAAGCTCTACGAGTCTGTTCTGAGAGGTCGCACCAGGCTGAAGCGCAATAAAAACGGCGCCCCGGCGGCGCCTGATGCAACCGGGGTCGGTCGGCTGCAGGGGGATGCGGTGTGGAACGTGGACTTCGGCGGCGAGGTCGAGAGTCTGCGCGTCCCCTTGAGACTGGAAAGCTTCGAGCGTATGACGCGATTTCTCGAGGAGGAGAACGACGCTCTGAAGGCCGAATCCGAAGCGCGGTTGCAGCAGGTCTTTTCACTGACCGAAGGCTTGGCCCGGAAGCAGACGGAGATGAATGATCTGTTCTCCGAGATGGATCGCCTCGAAAAGGATCGGATAGCTCGGGGCGGACAGATCGAGAGCCTGCGGCAAAAGCTTGCCGAGGTCGAAAAGGAGAGCGGGGAGCGCCTTCAGCAGATCCGCCGTCTGGACGAACAGGCGGTCCATTTGAATCAGGCCCTGAAGGATAAAAACGAGACGGAAGGGCGGCTCGTGGCCGAGGTGAGGCGGCTCGATGCGGATCGGCTCGAACGGGGTGGACAGATTGAAAGGTTGCTGGAGAAACTGGCGGGTGTCGAGGAAGATAACGCGAAGCGGCTCGAACAGATCCACCGCCTGGACGGGTACACGGTCCAGCTGAATCAGGCGCTGAGGGAGAAGAATGAAACGGAAGAGCAGCTTCTCGCCGAGGTGAGACGGCTGGAGGCGGATCGAATCGAACGCGGGAGACAGCTTACCCTGACAGGGAAAAGGGTGAAGGATCTGGAGGAGAAGTGCGCCGCTCAACTGCGGCAGATCGGTGCGCTCTACGATAGGCTGGAGAAAGCGGAGGCCGCGCTCGAGGAAAAGACGAAGGCGGAAGAGGTTTTCCGGGCTGAGATGGCGCATCTGGAGAATGACCGGAGAAGGGGCATCGAGCAAATCGAGGGTTTGAGGAAAGAGCTGGAGAGGAAGGATGCCGAAGGTGCTGCGCGGATCACAGCCAAGGACCGGCTGATCGCCTCTCTCGGTAAGAAGTTGAAAGTATTGGAGAAGGATTTGCAGCAGTGCCGGGAATCGCTGAGCCGGGAAGAGGAAAGGAACACCCTGAGCGAAAAATCGTCATTGCTGGAAGAGACTGACAAGCAGAGGTTGCAGGAAGATCTCGAGAAGTGCGAAAACCGCGTCGTTGAAATGGAGGCCAGGATTCGACTGGCCGAACGGGAACGGGAGCTGATGAGTGCGAAGCTGGAGGCGCAGAAGAAGGTGTTGGGCCGCCGCCTTGTCAGGATTCTGCGCGCACTCGGGTTATTGCCGTGA